A stretch of DNA from Edaphobacter lichenicola:
TAGACGAACGCAACACCGTGAGCCTTGGTCGTCGAATCGCCTGAGAAACCGCCTAGATTGCCGCCAGGATAGACCGGGGCGCTGATGCCGGGTACGGTAACTGCCGGGAAATAGCCCGGAGCGTTGACGTTCACATTGTTGTAGGAGTAGCGACCGAAGAGCGTGTCGCCGTTCGAAAAGTGCTGGTCGATGCGTCCGTCAAGAGAGAGAGTCATGCTCGGCTGCTTAACAACGCTCGAGTAATTGTTGAAAGTCGCAGTCGAGGAGATATTCGGGCATGGGAACATCGAGAAGTAAGCCTTGCCAACTGGGTTGGCAAAGGCGGAGGGCACTACGGTGCCCCCGTTATCGCTGAAGTCGTAGTTGCCGGTGGTATTGCCAGGGCAGCCTGGGTTCTCCCGGACACTCGGGACAGTGAGCAAACCCGAGGAGAGCCCCTGAATCACGCGGTTGTCCTGAACATCGGCGAAAAAGAACGTCTTGTTTTTCACGATGGGGCCGCCGATGCTGCCACCAAACTGATTCTGGCGGTATTCGGGCTTGGGAGTCGTTCCGACCTTCGCAAACCAATCGCGTGCGTTCAAAATGTCGTTACGGAAATATTCGAAAGCCGATCCGTGGAAAGCGTTTGTGCCCGACTTAGTGATAACGTTGACCACTGCACCGGCGGCAAAGCCCACTTCAGCGCTCGAGTTGTTGGTCTGCACCTGCACTTCGGCGATGGCGTCAATCGAGGGAGAGACACCTATGAGCCCCTGCGCGCGCACGTTGTTGTCCATGCCGTCGATCAAATGGTTGTTGTACAGATCCGACTGACCATTGGCCGAAACCGTCGAGGTTGCGGCGCGGTCATTGGGGCGCTGCCCCGAGGAGATGGCGCTTGGCGAGCCCGCATTCACGCCCGGTTGCATCTGCACAAGATTGATAAAATTGCGGCCATTGAGAGGCAGGTTCTGCACCGATTGCTCGGTTACGGTACTCTGCACGGTCGAGCTGTCGGTCTGCAGAAGCGGTGCCGCAGCGGTAACCTCCACTGTCTCTGCCACGTTGCCGAGCTCCATCTTCTCGTTTTCGCGTAGACGGTCGCCGGCGGCGAGAGCGAAGCCAGGGATAACTAACTTCTTGAAACCCTTGGCCTCGATGGTCACCGTGTATTGGCCCGGATTGAGCAGATTGAACGTGTAATCCCCGGTATCGTTGGTCGTTGCGATAGCAGCAACCTTAGTTCCAGTGTTGGTGAGCGTCACTTTGGCGCCAGGGATCACAGCGCCGGTTGTATCGGTGACAGTACCAATAACGTCCCCGTTGGTGAGTTGAGCCTCGCCAGACCTGGCAGAGAAGCCAGCGCAGAGAGCCACCAGCCCGAAAGCGAAAACCCGCAGGAGCAGCCTACTTCGATTGAACATTCCTTGTTGCATCGTTGCTCTCCTAGTGATTCGTTGTTTCCTTTGAAACTCGGGAATTTGAGCAGAATAGAGAACGCTCCGAACGTTTGCTGGTTTTGTTGTCCCCTGCTACATTCCCGTGCGAACCATTCGCATCTCTGCGTGTGTTTGAGCTAACGTTCCGCCGAAGGTTCGCTTGCTTTGCCGTCGGCGTTGTAGGCGGTAACGCGATACTTGGGACCCATCAGGCCTTGGGGGCTGAGGTCAGGCCAGCCCATGTCGGAGTCGATGGCGCACTTGTCGCAGACGAGCTCCCACTTGCCTGCGGATGCGGCGCGTTCGACGCTGTAGTTGACCGCGCCGGCAGACCCGCGCCAGCGGATGATGCCCAGGCTCTTGGTGGTGATGACAGGCGCGGGCGGGATGGCGTGTGGGGGCACAGGCAGGCCCGCCATTTTGAAGGCGTGGGTGCGGAGCATCTCGGCGCGGGCGCGCATCTCATCGCGGGAGTTGACCAGGGTGTCGATGCCGCCGTAGTAGAGCGACCACCACTGGCCGGTGTCGCTGGCGACGGCTTTAGCATGCCGAATGTCGTTTGTGGGCATGACCATGGGCTGCCAGCCGTACTCGGGGGCGTGCGCGTAGAGAGCCCAGAATCCGTCGCCGGAGATATTGGGATCGGACTCCATCGCGGTCAGGGCAGGCCGGAAGTCGTCCTGGGTGGGCCAGTCGCTCACGTCCCAGCCGTATTCGCAGGCGGAGTAGGCTTTGCCATGCGATGTGATGAGTGCGGCGTCCTTGGAAAAGCTATCTGCAGTGTTCTTGATTCCGAACGCCATGCCGAAGAGCGGGTTGAAATGTGGATAGTACTCCGCGGTGACGAGGTCGGGAGTCTTGTCGTTGAGGACATCGGGATTCTTGAGGAACAGGCCGCTGTTGTCGGAGTAGACATGCTTCTTGTCGATGGACTTGACGAAAGCGCCGATGGTTTCGACCCACTTGATGAGAGCGGGGCCCTGTTTGGACCCGGACATCATGGCGACGATGCCGCACATGTTGCAGTTTTCCCAGGCCATGATCGTGGGATCGTCTTTGAGCGCGATGCCGGTGAGGGTGCTCTTGTGGTTGAGTAGCGCGGCGATGTGCTTCTCGAACATCGCGATCAGTTTGGGGTCACTGAAGAAGTCGTTTATGTTCTTGCTGCCGCCCCATTCGGTGTACTGGCCGATGCCGCCGTTGTCGCAGTAGGTGCAGTCACCTATAAGAGTGACTACGTAGCGCAGCCCGCGATCGTGCGCCGCCTTGACTGCGTAATCGATTGGCTTGAATGCCTCGGGATTGAACTCGCCCGGCTTGGGCTCGATGCAGAGATCGCAGCCCACGCTGTCGCCGAGGGTTTGCGCGCGGATGACGCGGGCGCCCATCATTTTGGCGGTGTCGAGGGCGTCGTCAACCTCAAAGTGAGTAGGATAGCGGGGGCCCATGTTCTCAGAGGGGCCGTAGGCCTCAATACCGAGCCACTCAATGTTGGGGCCACTGTAACGGAAGGGTTCGCCGCCGAGGGTCAGGCGGGTTCCGTCGTGCTGGACAAATTCATCGTTGGGCCCGGTTTGCGCCGAACTCCGAGCACACAATGACATCACAGCCAAAGCCAAAAGGGTCACAGAAGTGAACGTGCCCCTAAGTAAGTGAGTTTTCCCCGACATCATCGTCCTCCAACCACATCTGTCATCCACGCCCTGAACTGCAAGAATCTTGCATACGCTTCTAGCTATTCGCTTTCAGGGACGAAAAGGACGGGGTTGATCAGCGATCCGGATAATAATGATAGTAACTTTCATTTGTCAATGACTATCTTTTAAATGTAAATTCCATTTGACAGTCAACACCTCGATGCAAGAGCATGTAGGTTAAGATACTGCGGCGCAAGGAGATGTCTGGCATGGGTTTACGAGAGGCAAAGGCGAAGAAAACTCGAAAAAGGATTCTTAGCGAGGCATTGCAACTATTCGGACGCAATGGCTACGAGCAGACCACCATGGAAGCGATCGCGGAAGCCGCCGAAGTCAGTCCTTCCACCCTATACCGCTACTTTCTTACTAAGGATCTGATCCTTCTTGACCCGTTGGTCGGTTACGACCTCATCGCATCCTTTTCCCTCCATGCGGTGAACCTCCCGGTGGAGGAGGCACTCGCCAAAGCAATCTTGGAATGGGCCAAATGGCAAGATAGGAATGCGGAGGAAATACTGCGGGTTCGCTCGCTCATCGATCAAAACATAATGCCACGTGCAAGAGTGTGGGATCTTATTTCCCAATCGGAGCGGGATTTGAACGCACGTTTGGCGGAGAAACTCCATCTGCCTGAGGATGATCTACAGGTTGTGCTCTCGGTGCGCCTGCTCTTTCTCACTATCACCTACACGGTAGCGGACCTATGGAAAGCAAGTGCTGGCAGATCCTCAGCCGTTGCAATTGCAGAGCAGGTGCTGAGAATGTTCGCGGAGCACAAAGTCCTCATACCACGAAAAGCACCTCGCCAATGAGTGCTCCTTCATAATCATTTGCGAAGTCACTGCCAGGTGACGTTATTTCCATTGCAATTGACCTGGCGATCCTTGTCAGGGATTGAATCAATCCCGTTTTGGTCTCCGCCGGGGTGTCCAGATACGAATCGGCTTTGCCGGTGAGCCAGGAATCAGGCGTTCATGTACGCGCCTTCGTTGCGCATCCTGGCTCAGCGTCGATGGGGATCCGGCTCTGTTCGGAAGCTGTAGAGAGGTGGGCTAGGATCGCCGCAAAAGAGAAATCTGGGGCTCGACTCGACTCCCGAGAACAAGGTGATGTGTGTACCATGACCAAGCGCATCACTGCGATCCGTGAATACGCTCAGGACAACAATCCATTGCGGGTGTTGGTAGTGGGTTCGCAATACGACACCGAATGTCGCAATATCCGGACTTTCTTATCTCTAAACCGGATTCTCTATGAATGGGTGGACAACGCACGCGATCCAGATCGGGTGCCGCTGTGTTTGATTTCTGACCCTTCGGGTCCGTTCGCTCTGGTAGACGGCTCCGTGATAGAGCCGGCATCAAGAAGTCGACACGAACGTCGATGTCATCTCCGTCGTCACGAGCGGGAACCATGCGCCGGAGTTGGAAGTCCTTAGTGTCCTCTGTCTGCTCGTATTGATGACCCATTAGCGCCTTAATCAGGTCCGCGTATTCACCGTTCTGAAGCGCTTCCGCGTCGAGGTTTAGATCAACGTCGAGGGTGCCGACATGCTCCATCTCTGAATCCTCTAATAGGAGCCAGGGAACCGAGCCTCCGACGACGGCAAACTTGCCCCGAAAGCTGCCGAGGATCTGGCCGATTTCCACGAGAACCATTTTGACTGCGGCGGTGGTTCGGTCCTGATAATCATCTGCGGATTGCGGCTCTTGAGGGACTAGATCTGCCATGCGAGTTTAGCCTTTCGAAGATGGTCGGCGGCCTCAAGCCCTCGGTCGCCGGCCTGAGATAAATCGAGATACGTTTGGAGCGGGCTTGTGCATCGTATCGCCCCGTCGACTTCGAACGAATCGGTGAAAACTCCCTCATCTTTCGGAATCCAGACAATGACGTTCTCCCCCATCACGGGTTTGCTCAACCCAAGGGATTCTTGTAGAGCCGAGATCGACTCGCGATCAGCGTAGAAGAAGTGAGTCGATGACCTCCCGTATGGTGCTATCCACTGTGCGGAAGAAAAGGACGCCAGTGCAACGTGGTCGAAAGAGTGAGTCATGAAGTAATCCCGAACGGATCTATCCCAGGCTTTTCCGTGGAGGACGGTGTAGAACTTCAGCTCTTCGACGGCTCCAATCCGATAGCTCTCTCGCCATGCATCCAGGAGCAAGTCTGGCGACTTGAGCTGAATTCCGGCGCTCCCATCCTCGATCCATTCCCGGTCTTGAAGCGCATTGCGAACGTTGCTGACATGACCAATACTGACTCCCGATTGCTCGGACAGTTCAGAGAGCTTCCAAATTTGCTTTGGATCCCGAAGGAGAACACGCAAAACTTGCGCGGAACGCGGTTTGAAGAGAGAACGAAATTCGCGCTTTTCGCTGTCAGGCTTACTGGCGGTTGATCTTTCGATGTAGACCGGCCCAAAGGCGATGTGGGCGTTGCCCTCAAAATCTAGATAGCCGACGCCTTCAGCTCGGCAGAGATCCTGGGTCGCACTCGTCAAGAAAGGAGCAATCAGGATCGGAATTGCCTCCTTTTTGAAACGGGCAATGTAGGCCTTTAGTTGGTGGATTGCGTCTCTCGCAAATCGAGGTTGGCCGCTGCGTTTGACCTCACACACCAGGAGGTAATCCTGTTTGCCGGAGTGAACGCGGACGAGTATATCAATCCCTCTATCGTTATCGCCAAGAGCTTCAACGTCTACCGATTTCACGGTTAGACTTGGGACTCTATCCAGGAGCTCTTTCAGGAATGAGGCCGCCTGCTGTTCGTCCTCTTTCACCGAAATGCCAGCTTTCAACATTTGTTGAAAGTATCATATTAATTGAAATAACGCTATCCCCGATGTGGCTAGGGAAACGCTTCAACTATCCCGCGATCAGACAGAGGAACTGTGGAGTGATTGTGAGCTGGCCCGCCACGACCCAGCTCACGGCCCTAAAAATTTGGTGTCAATTTGGTGTCAAAGACCGCTAATTGGGCCGGTTTTGCCGGTTATACCGGCTAATAACTGCTTTACCGTCAATAACTTACGATTTTGACATTTCCATGGCATGGAAGAGGTCATCGGTTCGATCCAGATCAGGTCCACCAATAACTCCATAAAATTCAGCAAGTTGTAAATTACGAGCAAAGCCTCCTTCATTTTGAGAGCTGAAATTTGCTACCAATTTGCTACCAAATGCTCTTTCCAAACAACTCTTCAACGAACTAGAACGCTGTGACCTCTTCCAAAGTGTGGAAAGGGTCATCGGATTTGCGCCGCGATAAGCTGAACACGAAAAATCGTTTTTTTGAGGGGTTAGCTTGAGTGGATAGGTTGCTCAATCACCGAGGGGAAGCAGAAAGGCCGACTGAAAGCTCTCAGGCTTCATTCGGAGTTCATTGTCGGTCTAGGTCGCCGCCACTCGCATACGCTAGAAACAGGTCCAGAAGAGTCTCTCGCATCACTAATTAGAAACGCGCCGAAGGAAGTGGTCGGATTGGTGAAAACCAGCTCTCTAAGGAGAAGCCGATATATCAGTATTAATCGATTTCCTCGATGAGTGCATTGGCGATTTAGCGCTCATTGAGAAGGCCGTAAAGGGTCGATTGACCGCAACCACTTGTCCGACAAGCCGGTTTTTCGTCCATTTGCCCAAAACACAGATCGATCTGAATAGATCGATGAGCGCATTGCCCTGAAGTCCTCAATTGAGACTCTGACTACTGCGATCAATGACTAAATGAATTTACCGTAGCTATTTCGGTCCGTGGCTCAGATGTGCGGCTCATGCCGCGCTCGGTTGCGTCACTATGCCATTCCTCGCTTCAATCGCCTTAATGCTGTTTACGAATGCCTTCTCCAGAACGCTCCTGCCAATGGTTTCGAGGACGAAACCGAGCAGGTGTCCTTTAAGGTTTTTACCCTCGCGTGTGACCACAACGTCAATGTCGGTGGTACCGTCGGAATGACGAATAAATGTGTAGTTATGGCCAGAGGCGCCGCCCCATATGTTGGAGTCTGTGGTGGTAAGGACGACATTGTTCGGTTCGGACCAGTCGTATTGCAGCCGCTCCCACACGCCTCCGGAGCCTTCGGTGACGTCAGCTTGGGCATGGCCAAGCTGATGCACCTTGAGATATTCGTCGGCGCTGTTTCCGAACAGCGCTGATCGGCCGGGCCCAAAATCGGTAAGACCAGCGATGTACTGCTCGGGCGTAAGAGATGTGGCCTGGTGAAGGTGGATGGTAGCCATATTTCCTCCCTGTGCCCATCTAGGACGGGCGTCATACATTTTGATATGATGCCCATCATGAATGGGAGATTCAGAAAAGATGCGTTACCCAGCCAAAGAAACCGCCGCCAAGCATGAACTCATTGTGAAAGAGGCCTCGCGCCTTTTCCGCGAACGGGGATTCGAAAACGTCAGTGTTGGCGAGGTAATGAAGGCCGCAGGCCTTACACACGGCGCGTTCTACGCGCACTTCACCTCCAAGCAAGAGCTTCAGGAGGCTGCAGTTGCGTACGGCCAGGAAGTCTCGAGAGACCGCGCTCAAAGCGACGGCGCAACAAAAAAGGGTAGACGTGCATACGCTGAACGTTACCTGGCTGTCCGACACCGTGATAATCCCGGTTATGGCTGCACTATGGCTGCACTGGGGCCTGAAGTAGCTCGCTCCACACCTGAACTCAAGGCAACGTTCGAGAGGGGACTCGAGGAGATTCTCGCCGCAAGCGGCGGAGATCGTGAAGAAGCCATCTTTCAGACAGCCGCGTTATTAGGCGGAGTCGTGCTGGCACGCGCGGTAAAAGATCCGCGACTTTCGGATGAGATTCTAGAGAGCATTCGGCAGAAGCTCTGGCACTGATCAATATGGCGATAAACGACAGCTCGGTCGCTACATTCTTCAACAAGTACCACTACAACTTTTGGCGCCCCGAAACCGCGATCCGTGCAGGCGACACGGACGGCAATCCGAGAACCGACCCCGATCCGGACTTCGTCCCATTCATCGTGACCCCATGTTTCCCCAGCTATCCCTCAAACCACGGCAGCGCAAGCAGTGGGGGGGCCGAGGTCCTGAGACGTCTTTACGGCGAAGGTGGACATTCGATCACGTTGTCAAACCCCGCAGTGTCCACCATCGTCTTGCAATACACCTCGTTTAGGCAGATTTCCGACGACGTCTCCGACGCTCGCGTTTACGGCGGAATACATTTTCGATTCGACCAGGACGTGGGAGCACGCTTGGGGCGGGCTGTCGGCAAAGCAGTCTACAAGAATAACTTGCGTGCTGTGCACGATGATGGCTGGGATGATCACTGGGATGATAATTAATTGATCAGCTTGAGAACGACACTCCATTCGTGTCATGCGGCCGGGGATTGTGCGGTCAGGTTTTGCCCAAAGCGAGACCGCAAAAGTCTCTCCAGAAGTTGTGCCCTTCTGTGCCTGGACGACGCATCCGAACGATTTGGGAAACAGCTCCGGCGGACGTTTCAACGCAGAAAACGCAGTGGCATGAATGGATGACTGTGGCCGAAAAACGTCACGTCTGAGCGAGCACGAAGTATCTCGGTAGGGATCGGCCACTCCTTATCGAGTTTGCACTTGCCGGCCAATTGGATGCCGTCGAAGGCTAAGAAGTGATGGCTAGGCCCGCATCGCGAACAGTGTATCGTGATCATGTACCGCATCAACGATGTTCCTATAACGCAGCGAATCAATGATCTTCTTCCCTTCGCAATTGAAGACCTATGGTGATTCCGGCCAGTTCTCATCTCGCGCTTTTTGCGGCGAGAACCAGCGGCGAAGAGAGGAAGTCTCGTCGCCGCCGGTCGAATATGTTGGATTGAAATTTAGAACAGCGCTTTGAGTGCAAACTGGTACTGCCGAGGAATGTAGTTTGGATCTGTTGCCGAGATCTGTCCGAAGGCCGAGTTTCCAAACGCATCGCCTGAGTTGCCGTTTGGCATGTAGAAGTTTGGCGTGTTTGAGATGTTGTAGGACTCAGCGCGGAACTGGACTCCCAGACGTTCTGTGACGGGAAAGGTTTTGAAGATGGACAGGTCTACGTGGCGGAAGTTTGGCCCGAACAGCGAGTTGCGTTGAGCAGTGCCAACTGTACCGAGTGGTTGAGGGGCAAATGCTGCCGTGTTGAAGAAGTGCGAATTGGTCTTGTGACCGAGCCGAGCGTCCATGATCTGGTTGGGACGATCCTGCCCTGAGCTGTTTTGCGGGGTCGCACGATTGTTGAAACCGTGTGCTATGCCGTCGCTCTCGATAGGATTGTCGGCGCCTGCGCCGGTTTCGACGATGGTGAAAGGCTTGCCACTCTGCCAGACCACAATCGTGTTGGCTTGCCATCCAGAGAGAAGGGCTTTCTTGACTCCTGTGAAGTCTTTCCCGTACTGAAGTTCGTAGTTCAAGCTGAGAGCGAAGCGATTTTGAATGTTGGTCTCCGAAGTGCCGTACTCGATCTGACGAATGCGGGTTGGATCTGCATCGCTCCAACCCTGGTTGCTCCCTTGCTGAGAGAAGCCGGTGATGTCGCTCAGAGCCTTGCTCCAGGTGTAGTTCGCATCGAATGCCAGTCCTTTGGTAAAGCGACGCTGGAAGGATGTCTGCAGACCGTTGTAGTTCGATATACCCTCGCTCTGGATATAGCTAACGGTACCGACATTGGGAAGCTGGGCGTTGAGCTGATGTACTCCTCCCACAGGATTGGACGGGCTACCTATCGGAGCTAAGGGGTTGAACGGCGAGGGTTGGTTGATGTTGTTGATTGATTCCGGCAGGTGCTGGCCGACGTTACCGACATAACCGATTGTGAAGACGTTGGCGCCGAACTGCTGCTGGACCTGCACATTAAACTGCTGGATCATCGCCGACTTGAACTTCGGAGCTTCGGCTACGAACGCCAGACCAGTAATGCCGGCCAGGTCGGCTATGTTGGGTGGAACAGGGGTTGGCAGTCCCTCGTTGATCACTCCGGGTGCACCTATCGTCGCGCAGTCTGGATTTTGGCCCGCAAGAGCACCCTGATTCGTTTCAATCTGAACCGCAATGGTGGACTGGCAGTTGGGGCTGAAGATTGAGGTGAACGGGGGGTTCTTCAGGTCGGCGTTGGAGGTGTAGTTGCCGGGGAAGTAGCTTATTCCATAGCCACCGCGCACGACGGTTCCCGGGGTCAACTCTGCTGAGAAACCGAGGCGCGGGGCGACGTTTGAGTAGGTGGTGGAAATGTTTACCTGTGAGTTGACGCCGTTAAGATTGGCTATCTTCAATGCGTTTCCTATGTTTGCAGGGGATAAGGTGACAGCCTCTGGGAAATCGAAGTTCGAAATACGGTTATGTGCTTCGGTGAAAGGAGTGAAGACGTCGTAACGAATGCCTGCGAGCACCGTCAACTTCGGGCTAACCTTCCAACTATCCTGCACGAAGCCACTGGGCTCCCAGCTACGGTAGTCGGGAGGAAAGAGGTTGAAGTTGCGGGTCTCTGATGCGTAGGCTCCGACCAAGGTCGATGCGAGCTGGTTGTTCTGGGTCTGTAACTGGGTAGAGGCGCTATCGCTGGGCAGATTGAATTGATAGGCACCGACTGCGGAAGCACTTTGAACGTTACGAGCCTGCCTGCGAATAAGGGCGAGACCTGCTTTGATGCTGTGGTTGCCCTTGGTCCAGCTCACTACACCGGAGTAGAGGAAGGTGTTGTCGATGTCCTGAAGAGGAACATAGGCGCCGTCGCCTATGTCGCCGAAGGGGCCAACTGAAACCGGCGTCAGGGAGTTGGCGAAAGGACTGAAGGAGGTCATGCTTGCGGCAAATCCAACAGTCTGATCAGCATTCAGTCCGTAGTTGAGCGGAAGGGAGAGATTGTTGATCCGAGTGAACGCCGCCCTAAGGTCGAGCAGGAGGGCTGACGTGAAGATGTGAGTGTACCCCAGGACATACTGTTGGGCCACATCGGTTGCCGGACCGTCAAAGTTGAATCTGCCGCCGCTGATCTCGAGGCCATTCACGATTCCAAAGTTCGGCGGTGTAAAGGTGTTGACGGTGTTATAGCTAAAGCGTGCAAATACCATGTTGCTGTCGTTGAACTTGTAATCGACTCGAGCGTCGTAGGTGTTGTAGTTTTGTGTTTTGTTTGGGCTGATCGTGAAATTTGGCGAACCGGCCGCGGCAGCAGGGTTCGTCGGCGCAGGGAAGAGTTTCAAATAAGCTAGGGTGAGCGGATTAATGCCATTGACGAGATTCGGGCTGGTGAGATATCCACCCGAAGGAGTCAGTGTGCCGTTGCTGGTCGACAGCAGCGCTTGGGGCGATCCACCGTTGAGGCTGTTAATGTCGTCGTACTCAGCGAGAGTTGGTACGGTGCCGGTATCTGTGACACCGCTAACCTGCCGGAATCCTTCATAGTCAAAATAGAAGAACATTTTGTCTTTGAAGACCGGTCCGCCGATGCTGCCGCCATACTGGTTCTGGCGCAGTTCGGGTTGGTTTCCGGTGGTCTGAAGCACGTTGCGGGCGTCGAAGATATTGTTACGGAAGAACTCATATACGCTACCGTGGAAAGTGTTCGTTCCAGAGCGCGTGACGACATTGACGACACCGCCGGCAGTGCGTCCCACTTCTGCTGCATAGTTGTTGGTCTGGACCGTGATCTCCTGGATGCCTTCGACGTTCGGCTTGACTCCGATAGTTCCGATAATACGTTCGTTATCGTCGACTCCATCCACCACCCAGTTGTTGAGCGTATCGTCCTGACCGTTGACGGATAAACCGGCGGCGTTGGAGCGGCGATCATCTGGACGCATACCGCTGCTAAGTCCGTTACCGGCGCCCTCGTTGGCGCCCGGAACGAGATCAACGAGCTGAACGAAGTTGCGGCCGTTCAAGGGAAGGTCCTGCACTGCCCTTGCCGACACAGTTGAGCTGACGGTAGCGTTATCCGCCTGGAGAAGAGGCGTGCTTGCAGTGACTTCGATGGTGGTTGACTCTGAACCAAGCTGCAGGTGGATGTCGTTACGCGCGCGGTCACCTGCCTCCACCGCGATATCTTTGGTGGTTGACGCCTTGAAGCCTCCGGCTTTGACGGTAACGGAGTAGTGTCCGACAGGAAGGAGCGTGAAATTGTATTCGCCAGAGCTGTTGGACTGTGTGGTGCGCTTTTCGTTGGTTCCCAAGTTGTTCAGGGTCACAGTGGCGTTTGGGACGACTGCTCCGGTGACATCTTGTACTGTGCCGAGGATGTCGGCGGTGTTCAGTTGGCCGAGGGCCGTTGCGGTAAAGAGGATCGAGAGCGCCAAGAGAAAGGCTGGTCGCCTCCATCTCTGGAACATTGCGCGTCCGCACTGGCCTATGCGGTCAATCGTATTGATCAAGTTACGTTTCATGGTTTGCTTCTCCCGGATGCTTCTGTTTTGAGGTCGTTTAGTACATACATGCGGGATCAACCTTAGAATCACATCACTTGAAATCACAGAGCCAGTTCGAAATACTTTGCTATATCCAGTGCCGCAGGCATCACGACTTCTCGCGGCCTGCAATCAGTGGCCAGCTCGGAATGGATAGACCCGCATCATCGAAATGAGCCAGTGAGCGAGCTGGAGCTAAGTCGATGTGTCATTGTTACGGGAGATTTCGGACAATCAGAAGATCGGAGAGCACTTCCATGCGAAGAAACTGGTGTGTGCTGGGATCTCAAAGTCAGCCGCACGTCTACAAAAGAAACGCATGCGCGAGACGTTCGGCCGCAAGAACTATGTCGCTTTCGCTGATCGCTGCGAACCCAAAGACAAATTGCACATGTCCGGCACGCTGGATCGCTGAACTTCCATGCCAATAAAGGCGCTCTACCCGCACTCCCGCTGCGAGCACGCGATCGAAGGCGTCGTCCTCGGAAAGGCTGGTCTGGAAGTCGGCCAGGAGATGCATTCCAGCTTCATCGCCATAGATTGTTATTCTGCGTCCAAAGTGTCTTCGCAGTGATTCGATGAGCAGAGCGCGTTTGCGGCCATAGATAATTCGCATCTTACGAACGTATGGTTCGAGATGCCCCTCATTTAAAAAGTCTGCGAGGACGCTCTGATCAATGGACGAGCTTTGAAGGTCGCAGAACAGTTTGGCTCTGGCAAAGACATCTTGAAAAGCGCGTGGAACCACGAGATACCCCAGTCTCAAAGTAGGAAATAGCAACTTCGAAAACGTTCCAACATAAAGTACGGGGGCATTCGGCACCATACCTTGTACAGAGGGGATGGGTCTTTCGTTATATCGGTATTCACTATCGTAATCATCCTCCAGAATCAATGAGCCAACATCCTTGGCCCAACCTAAAAGATCCATCCGGCGTGGGACCGAGAGTGAGACGCCACGAGGATACTGGTGCGAAGGCGTTATATAGACGAGCTTTGGATATTTATCGCGATGCTTTTTGAGTTGAGCAATTTGCATCCCATTCCTATCGACCGGGATCGGCAACAAGTTTGCGCCCTGTGAAGCAAAGACCTGACTGGCAAA
This window harbors:
- a CDS encoding TonB-dependent receptor; translated protein: MKRNLINTIDRIGQCGRAMFQRWRRPAFLLALSILFTATALGQLNTADILGTVQDVTGAVVPNATVTLNNLGTNEKRTTQSNSSGEYNFTLLPVGHYSVTVKAGGFKASTTKDIAVEAGDRARNDIHLQLGSESTTIEVTASTPLLQADNATVSSTVSARAVQDLPLNGRNFVQLVDLVPGANEGAGNGLSSGMRPDDRRSNAAGLSVNGQDDTLNNWVVDGVDDNERIIGTIGVKPNVEGIQEITVQTNNYAAEVGRTAGGVVNVVTRSGTNTFHGSVYEFFRNNIFDARNVLQTTGNQPELRQNQYGGSIGGPVFKDKMFFYFDYEGFRQVSGVTDTGTVPTLAEYDDINSLNGGSPQALLSTSNGTLTPSGGYLTSPNLVNGINPLTLAYLKLFPAPTNPAAAAGSPNFTISPNKTQNYNTYDARVDYKFNDSNMVFARFSYNTVNTFTPPNFGIVNGLEISGGRFNFDGPATDVAQQYVLGYTHIFTSALLLDLRAAFTRINNLSLPLNYGLNADQTVGFAASMTSFSPFANSLTPVSVGPFGDIGDGAYVPLQDIDNTFLYSGVVSWTKGNHSIKAGLALIRRQARNVQSASAVGAYQFNLPSDSASTQLQTQNNQLASTLVGAYASETRNFNLFPPDYRSWEPSGFVQDSWKVSPKLTVLAGIRYDVFTPFTEAHNRISNFDFPEAVTLSPANIGNALKIANLNGVNSQVNISTTYSNVAPRLGFSAELTPGTVVRGGYGISYFPGNYTSNADLKNPPFTSIFSPNCQSTIAVQIETNQGALAGQNPDCATIGAPGVINEGLPTPVPPNIADLAGITGLAFVAEAPKFKSAMIQQFNVQVQQQFGANVFTIGYVGNVGQHLPESINNINQPSPFNPLAPIGSPSNPVGGVHQLNAQLPNVGTVSYIQSEGISNYNGLQTSFQRRFTKGLAFDANYTWSKALSDITGFSQQGSNQGWSDADPTRIRQIEYGTSETNIQNRFALSLNYELQYGKDFTGVKKALLSGWQANTIVVWQSGKPFTIVETGAGADNPIESDGIAHGFNNRATPQNSSGQDRPNQIMDARLGHKTNSHFFNTAAFAPQPLGTVGTAQRNSLFGPNFRHVDLSIFKTFPVTERLGVQFRAESYNISNTPNFYMPNGNSGDAFGNSAFGQISATDPNYIPRQYQFALKALF
- a CDS encoding TetR/AcrR family transcriptional regulator, producing MGLREAKAKKTRKRILSEALQLFGRNGYEQTTMEAIAEAAEVSPSTLYRYFLTKDLILLDPLVGYDLIASFSLHAVNLPVEEALAKAILEWAKWQDRNAEEILRVRSLIDQNIMPRARVWDLISQSERDLNARLAEKLHLPEDDLQVVLSVRLLFLTITYTVADLWKASAGRSSAVAIAEQVLRMFAEHKVLIPRKAPRQ
- a CDS encoding vanadium-dependent haloperoxidase is translated as MAINDSSVATFFNKYHYNFWRPETAIRAGDTDGNPRTDPDPDFVPFIVTPCFPSYPSNHGSASSGGAEVLRRLYGEGGHSITLSNPAVSTIVLQYTSFRQISDDVSDARVYGGIHFRFDQDVGARLGRAVGKAVYKNNLRAVHDDGWDDHWDDN
- a CDS encoding glycoside hydrolase 5 family protein gives rise to the protein MSLCARSSAQTGPNDEFVQHDGTRLTLGGEPFRYSGPNIEWLGIEAYGPSENMGPRYPTHFEVDDALDTAKMMGARVIRAQTLGDSVGCDLCIEPKPGEFNPEAFKPIDYAVKAAHDRGLRYVVTLIGDCTYCDNGGIGQYTEWGGSKNINDFFSDPKLIAMFEKHIAALLNHKSTLTGIALKDDPTIMAWENCNMCGIVAMMSGSKQGPALIKWVETIGAFVKSIDKKHVYSDNSGLFLKNPDVLNDKTPDLVTAEYYPHFNPLFGMAFGIKNTADSFSKDAALITSHGKAYSACEYGWDVSDWPTQDDFRPALTAMESDPNISGDGFWALYAHAPEYGWQPMVMPTNDIRHAKAVASDTGQWWSLYYGGIDTLVNSRDEMRARAEMLRTHAFKMAGLPVPPHAIPPAPVITTKSLGIIRWRGSAGAVNYSVERAASAGKWELVCDKCAIDSDMGWPDLSPQGLMGPKYRVTAYNADGKASEPSAER
- a CDS encoding TetR/AcrR family transcriptional regulator, whose product is MRYPAKETAAKHELIVKEASRLFRERGFENVSVGEVMKAAGLTHGAFYAHFTSKQELQEAAVAYGQEVSRDRAQSDGATKKGRRAYAERYLAVRHRDNPGYGCTMAALGPEVARSTPELKATFERGLEEILAASGGDREEAIFQTAALLGGVVLARAVKDPRLSDEILESIRQKLWH